A window of Glycine soja cultivar W05 chromosome 2, ASM419377v2, whole genome shotgun sequence genomic DNA:
GTTTTTCCTATGATAACCCAAGATATTTCTCACTAGCTTCAATCTTTTGGGCGAATTATATGATTAATCTTTACACTTAAACTCCTTATCCCTTTCTAATGATGTATTTTATGTAGAAATTGAAGTCAAGTTCTCTCATCTCTCACAAACTCTCAacgtggttttttttttcatgagtaGTGGAGGATCTGTAGTCTACTTGTGATTTACAAATGGAGATGACAAAATTGATTCAATTCATTGGGTTGGTTCCTTAATCTCCTGAAGgggtgttttttattttaagtcttagaaaaaatatttttaattctagaTTTACTGATGtcaatgaattaaaatattaatgttaataAGTTTTGGTCTTTTAAAGTCATTGGTGATGTATTTAATGTTTAACTATTGAAATATTTTGCATTGCCATTTTTCAgataaatgtaaaattaaaaaataagaaaattttggaaATTGGTGGAAATCAAGGATGGATCTATTATATCGAATTTTCGTCTGAGTCAACCAATTTTGTACTACGgattattttctcatattataaatttaaggattaattcatattaataatagaattcagaaataaattatatgtgaaaaataattttaaacacaaagttgctaatttacatattattctTACAGAAGGAGAAAGTGAAGCACAGGGCACACCATTACCCAACGATGCTGCAGTGCAAACAAATTATAGGGCCTACTGAAATAAATGGCCAACAGAAACAAGTGATGCATCCTTCTGGAGTTCAATACTTCCCTTCAAAAACCTGCTGTACCATTTTGCAGATAGTTTTGGGTATCTCTTCAGTTCTGGATCATTTCTATCAACATAGTATAGTCCGAAGCTCGATTTATATCCAGCCAACAATTCGAATACGTCCAGAAAAGACCATGCAAAATACCCCTTTATGTTTGATCCATCTCTGTAGAAAAATTTATGATGACTttgaaaattagaaaacaaatcATCATAATCACTATTCACAAGTGTGTTTTACGGACTTATTTCAGTTGTGTTTTGGATATTGTTTCATTCATCAGACAAGTAACTTGCTCTCAAGATGAATGAGAATAACCCAATAAAACTTCAACAGATTCGCAATCCTTAATTTTCCAAGACACTATAAGCTTTTTGCAGTAGTGATGAAAATTATTTGTGTGATATGGTCGCCAACAACATAAAATGGAGCATCAACTGCATACCTCAAGGCATCAAGCACCCCACCAATGTATCCATGCAAGTATTTCACCCTTGACACATCTTGAAGTGATGAATTTGTCCCTGTCCGTTGACCTAACAAGTCAAGCCAAATTTTCATCAATAATTCAATCCATTTAACTCAACTTGTGCAACATTGACAGCGTGTGTTATAAATGGTTCACCATGTCTTGAATAAATGGCTTCATATACAAATGAGGTAGGATTGGCCAATATGCAAGAATCGCCATGATGATTAAGACGCCAAATTTCTAGTGCTATTTAATGGCTTTATCTATTTTAACAAAGGATTGTTTGTTATTCAATCACAAAAGCAGTTttctcaaaaatataaattgcaaTTGTAAGAAATTCtacgaagagagagagagagagagagtgggaCCATTTTCATGAATGAATATAGGAGGATTGCCATAATGGAGCTTGAATTTTTTCAGCTCTTCCCGTAAACTCCATGGTGTGACAGGATACTGAGTCATGTAAAGCCAAATATTTATACAGTGAGTGAAGTAATCTAAATAATTGAGCCAATTAATCAAGAGAATAATTCTGGTTTATTTTTCAACTTTACCTCTTCCTCTGAAAATAGATCCTGTAAAACTGCAAAACCCAGGAAAGACGGTGAATTATTCAACTTTCTCCACCAGTTATTCAAGAATGAGTGATAGACATGATTGAGCAAATTATTGGAGAATCAGATGCCCAATGAAGTTAAAGTTCAATCagttgaaaatttcaaaatagcATTAAAAAAGATGTGGTGAATGCAATTAGCACAGCATGCTTATATAGTTATATGACCAACTCCAATCTTTTAAATCCAGTATTCTCAAACATAACAAAATACGTACGGATTAGCTGTGCAGCCATGTCTGCATTGAAATCTCTCAGTTCTGTCTTCAGGGCATTGGGATTGTCTGTGACATTAGCATTGTTGTAGTGAATTATACCTATAAAGCCATATGAACCCTTAACTTGTTCAGATTCACGATTTGTGAAGGCTGGAATTCTTGCACCTGCATTTGTTTTCATGGAAATGGGATAGTCTCCATGCACCAAGGGTTCCACAATCCTGCAATAAAGCAGGCACATAAAACTGTCATATCCTTCACCTGAAATTGTTATCATAGTCATCACCAGCAAGGTAGCAACTAAAGCATTAGAAGCTAAAAAGTTTAGGGTTATAAGTAAGGAACTACAAATACTTCTGTCACATACATAAAGTTTAGTAAATGAAAAATTCAGTCATATTCATTCACCTGTCATGACTCTTGAGTACGGAGCAAAAGCAACAAACATAGGGGGAAGAGAAGTACAATAACTAATTTTAGGGTCTGTAACTTACCAACCAATGAAAAAATCACGGGCTCTTTGAGAGGCAGCCCTGTCTTTCTCTGTGTTTGTTAGAGGAATGAACCCAAGTGTATAGACAGAGATACCAACAAATCCATGTTGTTCATCCTGCAATGTAATTTTGTTTCTATGGAATTGTGAACATACTTTGCTGATGAATTTTTCCATatacacaaaaatatttaaaaatccaATAAAAGAAGATTAGGAATCTAAAAAGGATTAAGTTTTTATGTACATAATATGAATCCTTTGACATTTGACACTTGGAAAgtgacaatattttaaaaaaatccataaagtaaaatatagaTATGGAAAAGGATTAGGTGATATACCCTATACTTTCTTCTATACAATCTCACAGCTGAAGAATGTGATAACAAGATATGATGAACTGCCAAGTAGGCTTCATATGTTGAGTTTCCCCCTCTTGTGATATTTGTAACGCAAAATGGGGGAGAACATCGCTGAGGTGGGCAGCTTCCCTGATCATAACCACTTAAGGCAAAGACATTGGCCTCATTCACAGTAGTCCAATACTGCACTCTATCACCAAACTCTCTAAAATACACATCTGCGTAGTTTGTGAAGTCTCTTCTGCATTGGCATTAAAGTCATTTCTTTATTCAAGTCATTTCTTTATtcatttctttattaaaaagaattcTTCACAGTATTGAAGTGTGCTAGGCCAAGGATCAGATGAGCAAATGGAACGGGAATagtaaaaggagaaaaaagaataacaaatattaGCTATAGAAGCATAAAGTAGCATAATTACATTGTGCCTGCTTTTAGAGACCTAATGACAAGAGTCTTATTTCAAACAGCAATTGCCTTGAGCCCCTTGCAAGGGTGTAGTGCCTAATTTTATACAATGTAATAGATATACCAGAAGTttcaagaattaattttaataacattttgaTTGAACTGCAATCGCACGGGAACATACATGATATCACGACTAATCCATCCTCCATATTCGTCTTCAAGTGCCTGTGGAAGATCAAAGTTGTGCAGTGTGACATGTGGTTGGATTCCTGTTCAAGGGACAGTTGGTTGAAGAAACAGAATGGGCTTCAAGACATGTTTTATCTTGCAATTTCCAAATTAAGAAACTTGCAACTAAACTTTGGTAATAAGTTCATTAATGAGATTGTTGTAATACTGCAGTCCCTTGGGGTTGACAGGTCCTCTACCATCTGGGgagaaataaaagtattttcaaaAGGCATTCAGAAAGGAGTTACTGGGAAGGAAATAAAGAACATTTAGAAATGAATGCTTCCCATATTTAACTCAAGTCTAAGTGTAGTAAAATACTTGGTATGAGTCTCGACCAAGAAATGGAAAATCTATAGGCCTCGAGGCCTGTTTCCACCATGAGTAGCACATCTTCCTGCATTACAGATTTTTTGTATTTCCATAAATTATTGGTTGAGTTGAAGAATGCATAACTGGGCAAAAGCAAAAAGATGGAAGCTTATTGTATTATTGTTTACCTTATATTTGTGGTACCCATCGCAGGCTACATCTCCATTTTCACCATGGTCATACACTGTTTATATGAAATGACAACATGAGAGTAAGGAATAATCCTTATATTGGAACAACAGAATACTGCAACAGATTCTGAAATCTGTTATCCATAACAGTGCAACAATTTTCTGAATTGTAATCAGTTGCTAAGTTATTATCTTTCTAGTGCTTTATCCTTCTAGTGCTTTATCTCTAATTTTCTTTATCTGTAATTTGAATTCTTGATTTGCTTTATCTGTAATTTGAATTCTCAGCTCTATATATGTAACTTATATCAACATCAATGAAACTGAGCTCTTTATTCTATTCATTCTCTCTATTCTCTATACCTCACACGATAGCCACTGGATTAAAGAGCAAAAACTGGGTAGTTAAAGTGTACATGCTATTCTAATATTCCCCGTTTCTGATAATTGATTCTCACTTCAGATAAATTGGTAAATACTGCCAATAATCCATAATTACTAGTGGCTAAAATCATGGAAGACCACCTAATTAGAGATATGTAAACTTAATGCACTTGGTATATTAGATTTTgtgatgtgataaaaaaaataaaataggcaTGAACCGAATATGCAAGAGCTTAAACTGAGTGAAGGCTCACGAAAaggatggttttttttttttttttaattatttgatagaTCCCCTCACGCAACAACCGCTAGATAGTCACATATATGTTCTAATACCTTGTTATGAATAAAACTATTAATAAggcttttgaataattttaattctaacgAACTAAGTAATTTCGTGCGGCATAGAAGCCCAAATGGTTGCAACTAGTTAACAATTGGAAACTGACTGAAAGATAACTTTAGAAGGTGCCACGTGTAAGGTTTGTGTCCAGAGAATCATAACTCTCATCTGTGTCCTTGTGTGCCGGTGAATAGTGATGTATCTGTTAGGAGCAGAGGGGAGGGGAAGAAAACTACACTATTTGGTTTCGAGGACCAAGACCTCCTTACAAACTAATTTTCTAAATTCTTCTCTTTCTAACTTATTCATTGATTCTTAGAGCTTTTATACACAATTGCATGTCTATATTCCCACTACAATAACCGCTACAATAACCGTTATAATAACCACTACAATAACCGCTATAATAACCACTGCAATAACCGCACCCCCACTACAATAACCGCTACTAGAATGATAACTACCCCTATGACAAGTTTCCATGGCAGAGCATCTTCTTCCTAACATTCCCTAGCCCATcaaaaacaccttgtcctcaaggagTTGGGTGTAGAAAACAGAACCTGGATCCCAAATGAAAATGGGTGTAATAATTAGTGCCTGAAGATGATTGTGGAGACAGAGCCCTTTGGCAGCGACGAGAATGACGAAGATGAGGAGGAGGAAGGGGTGGTTGAGATTTGTGTCCCTGACCGTGGCAGCAGACACAACAGAAAGGGAGAAGTGGATGTCAGAGGGAAGGATGCCACGACTAGAGGACTTTGTGTGGGACCGATGACTGGCGACCGAGAGGGATTCGAAGGAGAGTGCGTGGTGCTTGTTAACGGGAAGGTGAAAAGTTGCCATGGGAAGGGGAGGCAACGTGGTTTCTGCTGTTGGTGGTGGcttagcagaggaagaagtagGGTTGATTGTCTTAGGAAGCAGAGGCGGCATGGGTGGTGACTTCGCAGAGGCAGAAGATGGAGAGGGTTGTTTAGGTACCATGGTATTCAATATCCGAATAATGGCATCAAGTTTGGAAGTAATGGAAGTTTGGTCTGCAGCAATGGAAGTTTGAATTGCAGCGAGTTTGGCCATGGCGGCCTCGAGACGATCCACACAGGCGATGGAAAGTTCGGTGTCCGCCATTGAAGAGTGGCAGGTTGGACCAATTGTTAGGAGCAGAGGGGAGGGGAAGAAAACTACACTACTTGGTTTCGAGGACCAAGACCTCCTTACAAactaattttctaaatttttctcTTTCTGCCTTATTCATTGATTCTTAGAGCTTTTATATACAATTGCATGTCTATATTCCCACTACAATAACCGCTACAATAACCAATACAATAACCGCTATAATAACCACTACAATAACCGCTATAATAACCACTACAATAACCGCACCCCACTACAATAACCGCTACTAGAATGATAACTACCCCTATGATAAGTTTCCATGGCAGAGCATCTTCTTCCTAACATTAATTGTTAGGAGCGGAAGAAAACTACACTACTTGGTTTCGAGGACCAAGACCTCCTTACAAACTAATTTTCTAAATTCTTCTCTTTCTGCCTTATTCATTGATTCTTAGAGCTTTTATACACAATTGCATGTCTATATTCCTACTACAATAACCGCTACAATAACCAATACAATAGCCACTATAATAACCATTACAATAACCGCTATAATAACCACTACAATAACCGCACCCCCACTACAATAACCGCTACTAGAATGATAACTACCTCTATGACAGGTTTCCATGGCAGAGCATCTTCTTCCTAACATTCCCTAGCCCATcaaaaacaccttgtcctcaaggagTTGGGTGTAGAAAACAAAACCTGGATCCCAAATGAAAATGGGTGTAATAATTAGTGCCTGAAGATGATTGTGGAGACAGAGCCCTTTGGCAGCGACGAGAATGATGAAGATGAGGAGGAGGAAGGGGTGGTTGAGATTTGTGTCCCTGACCGTGGCAGCACTCACAACAGAAAGGGAGAAGTGGATGTCAGAGGGAAGGATGCCATGACTAGAGGACTTTGTGTGGGACCGATGACTGGCGACCGGGAGGGATTCGAAGGAGAGTGCGTGGTGCTTGTTAACGGGAAGGTGGAAAGTTGCCATGGGAAGGGGAGGCAACATGGTTTCTGCTGTTGGTGGTGGcttagcagagga
This region includes:
- the LOC114373152 gene encoding hydroxyisourate hydrolase-like translates to MLEPRLILILLAVNLVVGVLVTERFQRDDFPVDFVFGSGTSAYQVEGAANEDGRTPSIWDTFAHSVYDHGENGDVACDGYHKYKEDVLLMVETGLEAYRFSISWSRLIPNGRGPVNPKGLQYYNNLINELIRTGIQPHVTLHNFDLPQALEDEYGGWISRDIIRDFTNYADVYFREFGDRVQYWTTVNEANVFALSGYDQGSCPPQRCSPPFCVTNITRGGNSTYEAYLAVHHILLSHSSAVRLYRRKYRDEQHGFVGISVYTLGFIPLTNTEKDRAASQRARDFFIGWIVEPLVHGDYPISMKTNAGARIPAFTNRESEQVKGSYGFIGIIHYNNANVTDNPNALKTELRDFNADMAAQLILLQDLFSEEEYPVTPWSLREELKKFKLHYGNPPIFIHENGQRTGTNSSLQDVSRVKYLHGYIGGVLDALRDGSNIKGYFAWSFLDVFELLAGYKSSFGLYYVDRNDPELKRYPKLSAKWYSRFLKGSIELQKDASLVSVGHLFQ